The following coding sequences are from one Salvia hispanica cultivar TCC Black 2014 chromosome 3, UniMelb_Shisp_WGS_1.0, whole genome shotgun sequence window:
- the LOC125211019 gene encoding uncharacterized protein LOC125211019 isoform X1 → MGFSSKKWAQIISNFASLLYFFIIIVQVPLFRVPCRIGTCQTPVEVMACAGGFLPEFVVKALLYPGAVKRSLMKGAAVPSPDQLLHPYKFKKGKPTDLKQLEVIAGSYLSVTGAFLGLLRHGRMSYFGLILVLWGIAKDVFGGKHASGACLFPEMVMTMVIAFLSMRRDVRKLLKCCKPGRVARHLKNRSKPKYMLELRAFQGRRGK, encoded by the exons ATGGGattctcatcaaaaaaatggGCACAAATCATATCTAATTTCGCCTCCCTTTTGtactttttcataattattgtCCAAGTCCCACTTTTCAG AGTTCCATGTAGAATAGGCACTTGCCAAACACCGGTGGAGGTGATGGCCTGCGCGGGTGGATTCCTCCCTGAATTTGTGGTGAAGGCCCTTCTCTACCCCGGAGCAGTTAAACGATCTCTGATGAAGGGCGCAGCCGTTCCGAGCCCTGATCAACTGCTGCATCCTTACAAGTTTAAGAAGGGTAAACCAACTGATCTCAAACAGTTGGAG GTTATTGCAGGTAGCTACCTCTCTGTCACGGGTGCCTTTCTCGGGCTGCTGAGGCATGGGAGGATGAGTTACTTCGGCCTAATCCTCGTCCTATGGGGCATTGCCAAGGATGTGTTTGGCGGTAAACATGCATCAGGTGCTTGCCTATTTCCGGAGATGGTTATGACTATGGTTATCGCGTTCTTGTCTATGAGACGGGACGTGAGGAAGCTTCTCAAATGCTGCAAGCCCGGCCGCGTGGCTAGACATCTCAAGAATCGGTCCAAACCCAAATATA TGTTAGAACTTAGAGCATTCCAAGGGAGAAGGGGAAAATGA
- the LOC125211019 gene encoding uncharacterized protein LOC125211019 isoform X2 yields the protein MGFSSKKWAQIISNFASLLYFFIIIVQVPLFRVPCRIGTCQTPVEVMACAGGFLPEFVVKALLYPGAVKRSLMKGAAVPSPDQLLHPYKFKKGKPTDLKQLEVIAGSYLSVTGAFLGLLRHGRMSYFGLILVLWGIAKDVFGGKHASGACLFPEMVMTMVIAFLSMRRDVRKLLKCCKPGRVARHLKNRSKPKYS from the exons ATGGGattctcatcaaaaaaatggGCACAAATCATATCTAATTTCGCCTCCCTTTTGtactttttcataattattgtCCAAGTCCCACTTTTCAG AGTTCCATGTAGAATAGGCACTTGCCAAACACCGGTGGAGGTGATGGCCTGCGCGGGTGGATTCCTCCCTGAATTTGTGGTGAAGGCCCTTCTCTACCCCGGAGCAGTTAAACGATCTCTGATGAAGGGCGCAGCCGTTCCGAGCCCTGATCAACTGCTGCATCCTTACAAGTTTAAGAAGGGTAAACCAACTGATCTCAAACAGTTGGAG GTTATTGCAGGTAGCTACCTCTCTGTCACGGGTGCCTTTCTCGGGCTGCTGAGGCATGGGAGGATGAGTTACTTCGGCCTAATCCTCGTCCTATGGGGCATTGCCAAGGATGTGTTTGGCGGTAAACATGCATCAGGTGCTTGCCTATTTCCGGAGATGGTTATGACTATGGTTATCGCGTTCTTGTCTATGAGACGGGACGTGAGGAAGCTTCTCAAATGCTGCAAGCCCGGCCGCGTGGCTAGACATCTCAAGAATCGGTCCAAACCCAAATATAGTTGA